Proteins from a single region of Candidatus Bathyarchaeia archaeon:
- the gcvPB gene encoding aminomethyl-transferring glycine dehydrogenase subunit GcvPB, translating to MYHQAKWDEPLIIERSGDGKKGHNPAIPSDIERKIVGQDIWKSVPKALLRNGLPPLPEISEPEVVRHYTRLSQENFSVDLGIYPLGSCTMKYNPKVSEAIAQNPKLEKIHPEQDESTVQGILGLLYRLDRFLAEITGMSRMSLQPVAGAAGEYLGALIMRAYHKSKGELEQRREMIIPDSAHGTNPASAAMAGFSVVVVPSSSEGMVDLEALRNVVGSRTAGLMITNPNTLGIFEKNILPIAKAVHDAGGLLYYDGANFNAILGKVRPGDMGFDIVHLNLHKTFATPHGGGGPGAGPVGVRKDLEQFLPVPLVGFDGTKYFFDSDIPHSVGKVTAFHGNIGVLVRAYAYILSLGPDGLKAVAETAVLNTNYVLARVLEHTKFELPYSRQRKHEFVLSAKKISEQTSVRALDIGKRMLDWGVHSPTVYFPQIVEEAMMVEAPETESLRDLDELVEAFIKAGREAETDPEKLRSAPHDTSVGRIDEVKASHPKTLTLKWNNPKIQNQAS from the coding sequence ATGTATCACCAGGCAAAGTGGGACGAGCCACTCATCATCGAGAGGTCGGGCGATGGTAAGAAAGGACATAATCCTGCGATCCCGAGTGATATCGAGCGGAAGATTGTTGGACAGGACATCTGGAAGAGCGTTCCAAAGGCTCTGCTGAGAAATGGACTGCCCCCGCTACCTGAGATTTCGGAGCCTGAAGTAGTTCGCCACTACACCCGCCTCTCGCAGGAGAACTTTTCGGTGGACTTGGGAATCTACCCTCTCGGCAGTTGTACCATGAAGTACAACCCGAAAGTCTCCGAAGCTATCGCTCAGAACCCTAAGCTCGAGAAAATTCACCCAGAGCAAGACGAGTCGACAGTGCAGGGAATTCTCGGTCTGTTGTACCGGCTGGATAGGTTTCTGGCGGAGATTACAGGGATGAGTCGAATGTCTCTCCAGCCTGTCGCTGGCGCCGCTGGAGAATATCTTGGAGCTCTCATAATGCGCGCCTACCACAAGTCGAAAGGAGAATTGGAACAGCGACGTGAAATGATAATCCCCGACTCTGCTCACGGAACAAATCCCGCCAGTGCAGCGATGGCAGGATTCAGCGTTGTCGTGGTCCCGTCCAGCAGTGAGGGCATGGTAGATCTTGAGGCTCTCCGAAACGTAGTAGGGTCCAGAACAGCTGGTTTGATGATCACGAACCCCAATACCCTCGGAATTTTCGAGAAGAATATTCTCCCGATCGCGAAAGCCGTTCACGATGCGGGAGGTCTGCTGTACTATGATGGTGCAAACTTCAACGCGATTCTAGGGAAGGTTCGGCCTGGAGACATGGGATTCGATATTGTTCATCTCAATCTTCACAAGACCTTCGCGACTCCTCACGGCGGTGGTGGACCCGGTGCTGGACCCGTAGGCGTTAGAAAGGACCTCGAACAGTTCTTGCCCGTTCCACTGGTTGGTTTTGATGGCACGAAGTACTTCTTCGACTCCGATATTCCGCACTCAGTGGGAAAGGTTACGGCGTTTCACGGCAATATTGGTGTCTTGGTTAGAGCCTACGCCTATATCCTAAGTCTCGGCCCGGACGGGCTCAAGGCCGTTGCTGAGACCGCGGTTCTTAACACGAACTATGTTCTGGCCAGAGTTCTCGAGCACACCAAGTTTGAGCTTCCATATAGTCGGCAGAGGAAACACGAGTTCGTCCTGAGCGCCAAGAAGATCAGCGAACAGACAAGCGTGAGAGCACTGGATATTGGGAAGAGAATGCTGGATTGGGGAGTTCATTCCCCGACAGTCTATTTCCCGCAGATTGTGGAAGAGGCGATGATGGTAGAAGCGCCAGAGACTGAGAGTCTGAGGGACCTCGACGAGCTTGTAGAAGCATTCATCAAAGCCGGAAGAGAAGCCGAGACTGATCCTGAAAAACTACGAAGTGCTCCCCACGACACTTCCGTTGGAAGAATTGATGAGGTCAAGGCGTCGCATCCTAAAACCCTCACCCTAAAGTGGAACAATCCTAAGATCCAGAATCAAGCGTCTTGA